One genomic segment of Clostridium saccharoperbutylacetonicum N1-4(HMT) includes these proteins:
- a CDS encoding alpha/beta hydrolase yields MLIEKINLWNDNEDVTLTAYILDNEHETRLKKRPTIIICPGGGFLYTSNREAEPIAMKFAGEGYNTFVLRYTTYFNSGKVDFNNLPDGNRQAKYPQPLFDLARAILTVRENADKWAVDNNKIFVCGFSAGGYLAASLGVHWQDELLKEKFNVNSDLFKPNGMILGYPLLDNILMKELLLEVNDKSLEQYWRLSCYSLSGESEPSDEYLKKLSPVNHVCQNTPPTFMWHTANDELVSVRNSINFATELSKNKIPYELHIFEAGSHGLALCNEVTAKDETQIKPEVQVWFDMALTWLKAQVKK; encoded by the coding sequence ATGTTAATAGAAAAAATTAACTTATGGAACGATAATGAAGATGTTACGTTAACAGCATACATTTTAGATAACGAGCACGAAACCAGATTAAAAAAACGTCCAACAATAATTATTTGTCCAGGTGGCGGATTTTTATATACTTCTAATAGGGAAGCAGAACCAATAGCAATGAAATTTGCTGGAGAAGGATATAACACTTTTGTGCTTAGATATACAACATATTTTAATAGTGGTAAAGTGGATTTTAATAATCTACCAGATGGAAATAGACAAGCAAAATATCCACAGCCTTTGTTTGATTTAGCTAGGGCAATATTGACTGTAAGAGAAAATGCAGATAAATGGGCAGTTGATAATAATAAGATTTTTGTATGTGGATTTTCAGCAGGTGGATATTTAGCTGCTAGTCTAGGTGTGCATTGGCAAGATGAACTATTAAAAGAAAAGTTTAATGTGAATAGTGATTTATTTAAGCCCAATGGTATGATATTGGGATATCCTCTATTAGATAATATTTTAATGAAAGAACTTTTATTAGAAGTTAATGATAAGTCTTTGGAACAATACTGGAGATTATCTTGTTATTCACTTTCTGGTGAATCAGAACCATCAGATGAATATCTTAAAAAATTAAGTCCAGTAAATCATGTGTGTCAAAATACACCTCCTACGTTCATGTGGCATACAGCTAATGATGAATTAGTAAGTGTAAGAAATTCAATAAATTTTGCAACAGAACTATCAAAAAATAAAATTCCATATGAACTTCACATATTTGAAGCTGGTAGTCACGGCTTGGCACTTTGTAATGAAGTCACAGCTAAGGATGAAACTCAGATTAAGCCAGAAGTTCAAGTTTGGTTTGATATGGCTTTAACATGGCTTAAGGCACAAGTGAAAAAATAG
- a CDS encoding DUF5673 domain-containing protein, with protein MIHGFSILYIPLIIVALVFWIRDLYRVYHHGKIIIKLNKDKGSMIFWIIVLIIWVIMFLFSISSYINYGEDRFYNNIFMSIFWIELSIINIMKSLRKSEIRENGIYNYGCFFLWSKIKSYNWVLSNSIQFKVNTFLETNRSFEIIIEEEFKDKVDQVIRSKLDL; from the coding sequence ATGATTCATGGATTTTCAATTTTATATATACCATTGATTATTGTTGCATTAGTTTTTTGGATAAGAGATTTATATAGAGTATATCATCATGGAAAGATTATTATAAAACTAAATAAAGATAAAGGTTCGATGATTTTCTGGATCATAGTATTAATAATATGGGTAATAATGTTTTTGTTCTCTATAAGTAGTTATATTAATTATGGTGAAGACAGATTTTATAATAATATTTTTATGAGCATATTTTGGATAGAATTATCAATCATAAATATTATGAAGTCACTTAGAAAATCAGAAATACGAGAAAATGGAATATATAACTATGGGTGTTTTTTTTTATGGTCTAAAATTAAGAGCTATAACTGGGTATTATCAAATTCAATTCAATTTAAAGTAAATACATTTTTAGAAACTAATAGAAGCTTTGAAATTATAATAGAAGAAGAATTTAAAGATAAAGTAGATCAAGTAATAAGAAGTAAACTTGATTTATAG
- a CDS encoding hemolysin XhlA family protein produces MNEELVKDKLETHDKRPNNHGERLDKIVRVCLGYRS; encoded by the coding sequence ATGAACGAAGAATTAGTAAAAGATAAACTGGAGACACATGATAAAAGGCCCAACAACCATGGGGAACGATTAGATAAAATAGTAAGAGTGTGTTTGGGATATAGGAGTTAA
- the tet gene encoding tetracycline resistance ribosomal protection protein — protein sequence MKKIINIGIVAHVDAGKTTITENLLYYSGAIKAVGRVDLGNTQTDSMELERKRGITIKSSTVSFTWNDVKVNIIDTPGHVDFISEVERSLSVLDGAIIVISGVEGIQSQTRILFNTLKKLNIPTIIFINKLDRIGANSNKVLKEIKKNMSSKVVRLQKVYDEGSKEVYIKNLHDICMMNDDVINVLSDLDEAFLEKYISGMEIDKREIQEKLSLYAREGKLYPVFCGAAAIGLGIEDLLEGICSYLPFAGDDCVRDLSGVVFKIERTSTNEKKVYVRLFNGKISVRDKIQMPNKETVEKVKKINRLENGKITEAQSIKAGDIGILYGLASFQVGDVIGISNNKVKNISMAKPTLKTTISAIDKEKNPELFRALTFLSEEDPLLELEMNDLDKEIHVNLFGEVQMEILSAIIDDFYGIKVEFSNIQTIYKEAPKGVGTSIIHIKEEANPFYATVGLKIEPLGRGEGLKYISNVSVGSLPKSFQNAIEEAVIKTSKQGLFGWEVTDAKVTLTCGEFFSPVSTPADFRNVTPMVFMEALYKAQTVLLEPLHEFELRIPQNVLSKAIWDLETMRATFDNPVVIEDEFSIKGLIPVENSKEYKMKIASYTQGKGMFVTKFYGYNEVPAEFGKVNPRTTYDPLNKKEYLLHKLNAIRD from the coding sequence ATGAAGAAAATAATTAATATAGGAATCGTTGCACATGTAGATGCTGGAAAAACAACTATAACAGAGAATTTATTATATTATAGCGGGGCTATAAAAGCGGTCGGAAGGGTTGATTTAGGTAATACACAGACAGACTCTATGGAGCTTGAACGTAAGAGAGGAATTACTATTAAATCGTCAACTGTATCTTTCACTTGGAATGATGTTAAAGTAAATATTATTGACACTCCAGGACATGTAGATTTTATTTCAGAAGTTGAACGCTCATTAAGTGTTTTAGATGGAGCAATAATAGTTATATCAGGAGTAGAAGGGATTCAGTCGCAAACAAGAATATTATTTAATACGTTAAAGAAGTTAAATATTCCAACAATAATTTTTATAAACAAGTTGGATAGAATTGGGGCAAATTCTAATAAAGTATTAAAAGAGATAAAAAAGAATATGTCTAGTAAAGTGGTTAGATTACAAAAGGTATACGACGAAGGAAGTAAAGAGGTTTATATAAAAAATCTACACGATATATGTATGATGAATGATGATGTTATTAATGTTTTATCAGATTTAGACGAAGCATTTCTAGAAAAATATATTAGTGGAATGGAGATTGATAAAAGAGAAATACAAGAAAAACTTTCATTATATGCAAGGGAAGGAAAGCTATATCCAGTATTTTGTGGCGCTGCAGCAATTGGACTCGGAATTGAAGATTTATTAGAAGGAATTTGCAGTTATCTCCCATTTGCAGGAGATGATTGTGTAAGGGATTTATCAGGAGTGGTTTTTAAAATTGAAAGAACAAGCACTAATGAAAAGAAGGTTTATGTAAGATTATTTAATGGAAAAATATCAGTAAGAGATAAAATTCAAATGCCTAATAAGGAGACAGTAGAAAAGGTAAAGAAAATTAATAGGTTAGAAAATGGGAAAATTACTGAGGCGCAGAGTATAAAAGCAGGGGATATAGGTATTTTATATGGACTTGCAAGCTTTCAAGTTGGAGATGTAATCGGAATTTCAAATAATAAAGTTAAAAATATATCTATGGCTAAACCAACATTAAAAACAACTATTTCTGCAATTGATAAAGAAAAAAATCCTGAGCTATTTAGGGCACTAACATTTCTTTCAGAGGAAGATCCATTATTAGAATTAGAGATGAACGATTTAGATAAAGAAATTCATGTTAATTTATTTGGTGAAGTTCAAATGGAAATACTGAGTGCTATAATAGATGATTTCTATGGAATAAAAGTAGAGTTTTCAAATATTCAAACCATTTATAAGGAAGCACCTAAAGGTGTTGGAACATCAATAATACATATTAAGGAAGAAGCAAATCCTTTTTATGCAACGGTAGGTTTGAAGATAGAGCCTTTGGGAAGAGGTGAAGGACTTAAGTATATTTCTAATGTTTCAGTAGGTTCACTGCCAAAATCTTTTCAAAATGCAATTGAGGAAGCAGTTATTAAGACTAGCAAACAAGGACTTTTTGGATGGGAGGTTACGGATGCTAAAGTTACACTTACCTGTGGTGAATTTTTTAGCCCAGTCAGCACGCCAGCAGATTTTAGGAATGTGACACCTATGGTATTTATGGAAGCCTTATATAAGGCACAAACTGTTTTGTTAGAACCATTACATGAGTTTGAATTAAGAATTCCTCAAAATGTTTTAAGTAAAGCGATTTGGGATTTGGAAACTATGAGAGCTACTTTTGATAATCCTGTTGTTATAGAGGATGAATTTTCAATAAAAGGATTGATTCCAGTAGAAAACTCAAAAGAATATAAAATGAAAATAGCTTCATATACACAAGGCAAAGGAATGTTTGTGACAAAATTTTATGGGTATAATGAAGTTCCAGCTGAATTTGGAAAGGTAAACCCAAGAACAACGTATGATCCATTGAATAAAAAAGAGTATCTTCTTCATAAATTAAACGCAATTAGGGATTAA
- a CDS encoding methyl-accepting chemotaxis protein yields the protein MNWFKNLKIAQKLISAFITVAILIGVVGFIGIHNMNKININAITMHDYNLASINNLTSIKQNLTDVRADLLKLVYQQNKDVDNNSIEKEINDLLNETNALIDTYEKSLLSKSEETTFSNLKENIKLYSSGSTEIIKSANENNYNEAEANLLKLTETRKSIATNTSQLIENNINQADDSYKENNSTYKNSSYIATFIVILGFIIAITLGLLISFMISSQVKKVLLFAEALGNNDLTKSIDVDSKDEIGNLSTALNNAKKNIQNLIIEIMNSASDISATSEELSSTTEEISSQMEIVNESTEQIAKGVQDLSATTEEVTASTEEISATTNILAKNANDATVSVNEIKNRAIDIKSKASENIKTSNLIYNENRSNILKAIEDSKVVEEVKMMADSIGNMATQTNLLALNAAIEAARAGEKGKGFAVVADEVRKLAEQSSEAVTNIQNMVSQVQNAVGSLSKSGQDVLEFMSNNVKPNYELLMNTGVQYEKDAEFINVLIKDFASSSKQMDEVVMQVSSAIQNVSAVAQESAAGSEEILGSVNQITCAITDVAKSSQSQAELSQKLNEMVQKFKI from the coding sequence ATGAACTGGTTTAAAAATTTGAAAATAGCACAAAAACTAATATCAGCTTTTATCACAGTTGCAATATTAATAGGAGTTGTTGGATTCATCGGAATACATAATATGAATAAAATTAATATCAATGCAATTACTATGCATGATTATAATTTAGCTTCTATAAATAATTTAACTTCTATAAAACAAAATCTTACTGACGTTCGTGCTGACTTATTAAAACTTGTTTATCAACAAAACAAAGATGTAGACAACAATAGTATAGAAAAAGAAATTAATGATTTACTTAATGAAACCAATGCATTAATTGATACATATGAAAAATCATTGCTTTCCAAATCAGAAGAAACGACTTTTTCTAATCTTAAAGAGAATATTAAATTATATAGTTCTGGATCAACTGAAATAATAAAATCTGCTAATGAAAATAATTATAATGAGGCTGAGGCTAATCTTCTAAAACTCACCGAAACTAGAAAAAGTATAGCTACAAACACTAGCCAGTTAATAGAAAATAATATTAATCAAGCTGATGATTCTTATAAAGAAAATAACTCAACCTATAAAAATTCTTCATATATTGCTACTTTTATAGTAATATTAGGTTTTATTATTGCCATTACACTAGGTTTATTAATATCATTTATGATTTCAAGTCAAGTAAAAAAAGTTTTATTATTTGCTGAAGCTCTTGGAAATAACGATTTAACAAAATCAATAGACGTTGATTCAAAGGATGAAATAGGTAACCTTTCAACAGCCTTAAATAATGCAAAAAAAAATATACAAAATTTAATAATTGAAATAATGAATAGTGCTAGTGATATAAGTGCTACAAGCGAAGAACTTTCTTCTACTACTGAAGAAATTTCATCTCAAATGGAAATAGTGAATGAATCCACAGAACAGATTGCTAAAGGAGTTCAAGATTTAAGTGCTACTACTGAAGAAGTAACTGCTTCAACAGAAGAAATAAGTGCTACTACAAATATACTTGCAAAAAATGCAAATGATGCAACAGTATCTGTAAATGAAATAAAAAATCGTGCTATTGATATAAAATCTAAAGCATCTGAAAATATCAAAACTAGCAATTTAATTTATAATGAAAATCGTTCAAATATTTTAAAGGCTATAGAAGATTCTAAAGTTGTAGAAGAAGTTAAAATGATGGCTGATTCCATTGGAAATATGGCAACGCAAACAAACCTTCTTGCACTTAATGCAGCTATAGAAGCCGCAAGAGCTGGTGAAAAAGGCAAGGGATTTGCAGTGGTTGCTGATGAAGTAAGAAAACTAGCTGAACAGTCTTCTGAAGCAGTTACTAATATTCAAAATATGGTATCACAAGTTCAAAATGCAGTTGGAAGTCTTTCTAAAAGCGGACAAGATGTACTTGAATTCATGTCTAATAATGTAAAACCTAATTATGAACTTCTTATGAATACAGGTGTTCAATATGAAAAAGATGCTGAATTTATTAATGTTCTTATAAAAGACTTCGCATCATCATCAAAACAAATGGATGAAGTTGTCATGCAAGTAAGTAGCGCCATACAAAATGTATCTGCTGTAGCTCAAGAATCTGCAGCAGGTAGTGAAGAAATATTGGGTAGTGTTAATCAAATAACGTGTGCTATTACTGATGTTGCAAAATCATCACAAAGTCAAGCTGAGCTTTCACAGAAACTCAATGAAATGGTACAAAAATTTAAAATATAA
- a CDS encoding winged helix-turn-helix transcriptional regulator, whose product MKRKSEDDYVENCPISSVQKIVRGKWTMVIVFFLSQGTLRFGELSRKMPQVTQANLTKELRMLEEYRIIHREIYKEVPPKVEYSLTELGVKFLPVLKSLEKWAIEYEKMSN is encoded by the coding sequence ATGAAAAGAAAGTCTGAAGATGATTATGTAGAAAATTGTCCGATATCAAGCGTGCAAAAGATAGTACGTGGAAAGTGGACCATGGTTATCGTATTTTTCTTGAGCCAAGGTACTTTAAGATTTGGGGAACTTAGTAGGAAAATGCCACAGGTAACTCAGGCAAATTTAACGAAAGAGCTTAGAATGCTAGAAGAATACAGGATTATACATAGAGAAATATATAAAGAGGTTCCTCCTAAAGTAGAATATTCATTGACAGAGTTGGGGGTGAAGTTTTTACCAGTATTGAAATCCCTAGAAAAATGGGCAATAGAATATGAAAAAATGTCAAACTAA
- a CDS encoding SGNH/GDSL hydrolase family protein produces MFQSKIFKMVPVVLLVFLFTLIIPKNTNAEVISGNFSEKSINNLPISKVTTVKGNDVLVIGESFIALSHDITKYLEQDARNAGVLANNENFRDYAVSGTKLSGGIYPSIPNQYNNAAKQSKVKYVIMDGGGNDCLQPTGQYAQDATNALKNLLAQMKKDEVLKVVYFFYPEPQSDFGGLKNRLDILRPQIQNIVNNNISPKCYWLDLRPVFAGKYSQYIKADGIHPTADGSKAAADAIWKVIQNNNVFNK; encoded by the coding sequence ATGTTTCAATCAAAGATTTTTAAAATGGTTCCTGTAGTCTTACTAGTTTTTTTATTTACATTAATCATTCCTAAAAATACTAATGCTGAAGTTATTTCTGGTAATTTTTCGGAGAAATCAATCAATAACCTACCAATAAGTAAAGTGACTACAGTCAAGGGCAATGACGTTCTGGTAATTGGTGAATCGTTTATTGCACTATCTCATGATATTACAAAATATCTTGAACAAGATGCTCGTAATGCTGGTGTCCTAGCTAATAATGAAAATTTTCGTGACTATGCAGTGAGTGGAACAAAGTTGTCTGGAGGCATTTATCCATCTATACCTAATCAATATAATAATGCTGCAAAACAAAGTAAAGTCAAGTATGTTATTATGGATGGTGGTGGAAATGACTGTTTACAACCAACAGGCCAATATGCTCAAGATGCGACTAATGCTCTGAAAAATCTTTTAGCTCAAATGAAGAAAGATGAAGTTTTAAAAGTTGTATATTTCTTCTATCCAGAGCCTCAATCAGATTTTGGAGGATTAAAAAATAGACTTGATATTTTAAGACCACAGATTCAAAATATAGTAAATAATAACATTAGCCCAAAATGTTATTGGCTTGATTTGAGACCTGTATTTGCAGGTAAATATAGTCAATATATAAAAGCGGATGGAATTCATCCAACTGCAGATGGATCTAAAGCTGCTGCGGATGCAATCTGGAAGGTAATTCAAAATAATAATGTATTTAATAAATAA
- a CDS encoding DUF421 domain-containing protein, with protein MEKVLLMTIIKCVGVYILAIFLTKIIGRKLISQMNFFDFVMGVSMGSIVAYSVVDKQFVSTSAITALILFCALTIVTGYLSMKSLKIRKIINSEPTNLVENGNIIEKNMKKNKLTINELMMKLREKSIFHLADVEFAIMETDGELSVLPKANKKPLTPYNMKINVTSSGIDKDVIIDGIVVDENLKNIGLDQQWLKSELNKQNIKEISEVFYAGIDSSQKLYVSKKNMRKE; from the coding sequence ATGGAAAAGGTTTTGTTAATGACAATAATAAAATGTGTAGGAGTATATATACTTGCAATATTTTTAACGAAAATTATTGGAAGAAAACTTATTTCTCAAATGAATTTCTTTGATTTTGTTATGGGAGTCTCAATGGGATCAATAGTTGCTTATTCAGTTGTTGATAAACAGTTTGTGTCAACATCAGCTATAACAGCATTGATTTTATTTTGTGCTCTTACAATTGTAACTGGATATTTAAGTATGAAAAGTTTAAAAATAAGGAAAATAATAAATTCTGAACCAACAAATTTAGTGGAAAATGGAAATATAATAGAGAAAAATATGAAAAAAAATAAGTTAACAATTAATGAATTAATGATGAAGCTAAGAGAAAAAAGTATCTTTCATTTAGCGGATGTAGAATTTGCAATAATGGAAACAGATGGAGAATTATCTGTACTACCAAAAGCTAATAAAAAGCCACTTACACCTTATAATATGAAAATTAATGTAACTAGTTCAGGAATTGATAAGGATGTAATAATTGACGGAATTGTAGTTGATGAAAATTTAAAAAATATTGGGTTAGATCAACAATGGTTAAAGTCAGAATTGAATAAACAAAATATAAAAGAAATTTCGGAAGTATTTTACGCTGGGATTGATAGCTCGCAAAAATTATATGTATCAAAGAAAAATATGAGAAAAGAATAA
- the tetA(P) gene encoding tetracycline efflux MFS transporter TetA(P) — MVNKLSAYKIYLLFSAITAMCFSLTATVMIVYHIENVHLNPLQLILVGTTLETACFIFEIPTGIVADVYSRKLSIIIGAVLTGGGLILEGSISSFIFVLTAQIVWGVGSTFISGSLEAWIAEEERTKDLDRIYIKGAQVGQIGSVVGIVLSTVIANFSVRLPIIVSGVLFIILALFLGLYMPENNFKPSAPEDLNTFKKMEYTFKSGLKFIKSKSIIMILLSVTLFYGLSSEGYDRLSNAHFLQDTMLPKLWNLHPVTWFGIFGIAGMVLSAIVMHFMSNRLDDDKNNSGKLLLGINIFYILFMFIFAITKNFSLMLMAYLATNTFRTINEPIFSAWINGHIDDKARATVLSINGQINALGQILGGPIIGIIATNISISIGIACTSLLVTPVLILYVASMIMDKKVADRVGGGDYEENN; from the coding sequence ATGGTTAATAAACTTTCAGCATATAAAATTTATTTATTATTTTCAGCGATTACTGCAATGTGTTTTTCACTGACAGCAACAGTTATGATAGTGTATCACATTGAAAATGTTCATCTAAATCCACTTCAGCTTATACTTGTTGGGACTACGTTAGAGACAGCATGTTTCATATTTGAGATCCCTACTGGTATAGTTGCAGATGTGTATAGTCGTAAATTATCCATTATTATAGGTGCAGTTTTAACAGGGGGAGGACTTATTTTAGAAGGATCTATTTCTAGTTTTATTTTCGTACTTACTGCACAGATTGTATGGGGAGTGGGTTCTACTTTTATCAGCGGGTCTCTTGAGGCATGGATTGCAGAAGAAGAGAGGACTAAGGATTTAGATCGAATTTATATAAAAGGAGCACAAGTAGGACAGATAGGATCAGTTGTTGGAATAGTATTAAGCACTGTAATAGCTAATTTTTCCGTAAGACTGCCTATTATAGTTAGTGGAGTTTTATTTATAATTCTTGCATTATTTTTAGGGTTATATATGCCAGAAAATAATTTTAAACCATCTGCTCCAGAGGATTTAAATACATTCAAAAAGATGGAATATACTTTTAAGTCTGGTCTTAAATTTATAAAAAGTAAATCTATAATCATGATTTTACTTTCTGTAACTTTGTTTTATGGATTGTCAAGCGAAGGGTATGATAGACTTTCTAATGCACATTTTCTGCAAGATACTATGCTTCCTAAGCTTTGGAATCTTCACCCAGTCACTTGGTTTGGGATCTTTGGAATTGCAGGAATGGTATTAAGTGCAATAGTTATGCATTTTATGTCAAATAGGCTTGATGATGATAAGAATAATAGTGGAAAGCTTTTGTTAGGTATAAATATATTTTATATATTATTTATGTTTATATTTGCTATTACAAAAAACTTTAGCTTAATGTTAATGGCTTATTTAGCGACAAATACCTTTAGAACTATAAATGAACCTATATTTAGTGCATGGATTAATGGACATATAGACGATAAGGCTAGAGCTACTGTACTTTCTATAAATGGACAAATAAATGCCTTAGGTCAAATTTTAGGTGGGCCAATTATAGGAATTATAGCTACAAATATTTCAATAAGTATTGGTATAGCATGTACTTCACTATTAGTAACACCAGTACTGATTTTATATGTTGCTTCTATGATAATGGATAAAAAGGTTGCTGATAGAGTTGGAGGTGGCGATTATGAAGAAAATAATTAA
- a CDS encoding multidrug effflux MFS transporter, protein MEIIKDNYVEKEKKQKYLGKKGFLAFITLLSAFIPLSTDIYLPALPKMVESLNTNTSIVNLTLILFFAFYALGTILWGPLSDKYGRRTILIIGLTIYTIASISCVFSGNVYQLILFRILQAIGCGAATAVSTAIVKDSYSGRKLVTVLALVQSTAMLSPIISPVIGAMILSVLSWRGVFEVLGALGILTLAGSIAMEETIEKRYTGSIISSISNIGVVSRNRSFMSLLITFSIMSIPSMSFISASSYIFVDGFGLSPKVYSYYFAANAVFFLLGPLAYVKLSKHYNKIPYITIAYIVMAISGFSMFITGNLSPVIFMISLIPASFFGSLIRPQTTSIMLNQIPEETGAASSLINCALTLFGCIGMIVISSNFFNRIIIMGLMYLITSVISLILWLILSKKHEYNIV, encoded by the coding sequence ATGGAAATTATAAAAGACAATTATGTAGAAAAAGAGAAAAAACAAAAATATTTAGGAAAAAAAGGCTTTCTAGCGTTTATAACGTTACTAAGTGCATTTATTCCATTATCTACAGATATCTATTTGCCAGCGTTGCCAAAAATGGTAGAAAGCCTTAATACAAATACTAGTATTGTAAATCTTACATTAATACTTTTCTTTGCTTTTTATGCACTAGGAACTATTTTATGGGGCCCTCTTAGTGACAAATACGGAAGAAGAACTATACTAATCATTGGGCTTACTATCTATACTATCGCTAGTATATCATGTGTGTTTTCTGGTAATGTTTATCAATTAATTTTATTTCGTATTTTACAAGCTATTGGTTGTGGAGCAGCAACTGCAGTATCTACAGCAATAGTAAAAGATTCATATAGTGGAAGGAAGCTTGTAACTGTTTTAGCTTTAGTTCAATCAACGGCAATGTTATCACCAATAATTTCACCTGTTATTGGAGCTATGATTTTAAGTGTTCTTTCATGGAGAGGTGTATTTGAAGTATTGGGAGCCTTAGGCATTTTAACATTAGCTGGAAGTATAGCTATGGAAGAAACTATTGAAAAACGATATACTGGAAGCATAATAAGTTCCATAAGCAACATAGGAGTGGTATCAAGAAATAGAAGCTTTATGTCTCTACTTATTACTTTTTCAATTATGTCAATTCCATCTATGTCATTTATATCAGCGTCTTCTTATATTTTTGTTGATGGTTTTGGATTAAGTCCCAAAGTATATAGTTACTATTTTGCAGCAAATGCTGTTTTCTTTCTTCTAGGACCATTAGCATATGTAAAATTATCAAAGCACTACAATAAGATTCCATATATAACAATAGCATACATCGTTATGGCTATTAGTGGATTTTCAATGTTTATAACTGGTAATTTAAGCCCCGTTATATTTATGATTTCCTTAATACCTGCATCATTCTTTGGGAGCTTAATTCGTCCACAAACAACAAGTATAATGCTGAACCAGATACCTGAAGAAACTGGTGCGGCGTCTTCTCTTATAAATTGTGCTTTAACATTATTTGGATGTATAGGCATGATTGTGATTTCTTCTAATTTTTTTAATAGAATAATCATTATGGGACTTATGTACTTAATAACCTCAGTTATAAGCTTAATCCTTTGGCTCATTCTTTCAAAAAAACATGAATATAATATTGTTTAA
- a CDS encoding MBL fold metallo-hydrolase, with protein sequence MITSTNFCKVQKLDDDLYVITQAALVHFYLILGQKKAILIDAGYGFEDIRPIIRSITSLPVMLVLTHGDPDHSYGSEYFGDVWLYQPDYGQIMGFDTKHERQFIAEMGVNFLKENKPEAIEHFDSKAFAERSLLRTLTPHFVKDGELFDLGGKTLEVIFTPGHSYGHIMLLDREKKRLFSGDMICDYVIIYFFESDRNAPFSMALDSWKKIKRLENDIKDIYSAHGQLPITMNYVDAYIECFSGEFQQNYLKDKPFDRGPLGRGYQHIYKTVNIQYSDKRLEEFLGHKVERIDL encoded by the coding sequence ATGATTACATCAACAAATTTCTGTAAAGTGCAAAAACTAGACGATGATTTATATGTCATTACTCAAGCTGCACTTGTGCATTTTTATCTTATCCTAGGGCAAAAAAAAGCGATCTTAATTGATGCCGGTTATGGATTCGAGGACATAAGGCCTATCATTCGAAGTATAACAAGTCTGCCAGTAATGCTGGTATTGACCCATGGCGATCCTGACCACAGCTACGGAAGCGAATATTTTGGAGACGTATGGCTGTACCAGCCTGACTACGGTCAGATTATGGGTTTTGACACAAAGCACGAAAGGCAGTTCATAGCTGAGATGGGGGTAAATTTTCTGAAAGAAAATAAGCCTGAAGCCATTGAACATTTCGATAGCAAGGCATTCGCTGAAAGGAGCCTGCTTCGAACCTTGACTCCACATTTTGTAAAGGATGGCGAATTGTTTGACTTAGGCGGAAAAACTTTGGAGGTAATATTTACACCAGGGCATTCTTACGGGCATATCATGCTGCTGGATAGAGAAAAAAAGAGACTTTTTTCAGGAGATATGATTTGTGATTACGTCATCATTTACTTTTTTGAATCTGATAGAAACGCACCATTTTCCATGGCACTAGACAGCTGGAAAAAGATAAAACGATTAGAAAATGATATCAAAGATATTTATAGTGCCCATGGACAGCTCCCAATTACAATGAATTACGTCGACGCATACATTGAATGTTTTTCGGGAGAATTTCAGCAGAATTATTTAAAGGATAAACCGTTTGACCGAGGGCCTTTAGGTCGAGGATACCAGCATATCTATAAAACAGTCAATATCCAATACTCCGATAAGAGACTTGAGGAATTTTTAGGACACAAAGTGGAACGGATTGATCTATAA